A single window of Leishmania panamensis strain MHOM/PA/94/PSC-1 chromosome 35 sequence DNA harbors:
- a CDS encoding mitochondrial intermediate peptidase, putative (TriTrypDB/GeneDB-style sysID: LpmP.35.4560): MLRRLVPCAARLHSRGCGAAGVCGNAQYASAANASAAMSVRPSTTLFDGTVPDIPNLNFLSTPDNLLKTVDATVEVCDTLLKAIPKATTPQAKHDLIDSTSNVLCLLLDPCEFVRQIHPDENYKRGASLAFQKGYEYMCEVNSRRDLYDVIKELDSPEGRKGLTAESIKNVVQLRRDMENNGIHLPDAQRAKVTEMNIEKEELAMRFLTEQGSSNPFSSLRYLLQCRYELAQLLGFESYAEQQLRGTMLENQQNVWHFLCSIASKYRSQAEAEADIIRKHVGEVRNRVNITDEFRARVAASIRRDAEPENALEYFSVANCVRGIQCLCSEVFGVKLEEVPLNPDEIINDSAKKFHVYDEHKKFLGVIVLDMYMNEMKYCQAGHLTLQLGCVPHQEALATVGLRLPKRQYPVVVLTANVGALKPVQRRPDGTYDDESTLMQPNEVTTVFHEFGHAMHTIFGQTQVQNLAGTRSSIDYVETFSQLFEQFLSSHEFLKLWAHRINTREPISFDIVQKRNNAANMFKHLDMLDQVVLSAVDQALHGPQPLTVYFPHGDQGHVGKRTLGDLGDYGRGGFNMARALIQVAKPLSVAEPTEAGVLGTLSFEHLSGYPAGYYGYLYSLSVARRIWTKKFERDPLNRDAGRELVEKVMCHGAACDPRETIEQYLGDILTDIDIWA; this comes from the coding sequence ATGCTTCGTCGACTTGTACCCTGCGCAGCACGGCTGCACTCGAGGGGCtgtggtgccgctggtgtCTGTGGCAATGCCCAGTATGCTTCCGCGGCGAACGCATCGGCAGCGATGTCTGTCCGCCCCTCCACAACGCTGTTCGACGGCACTGTTCCCGATATTCCAAATCTGAACTTCCTTTCCACTCCGGACAATCTGCTGAAGACCGTGGATGCTACGGTGGAGGTATGTGACACGTTGCTGAAGGCGATTCCAAAGGCAACGACGCCGCAGGCCAAGCATGACCTGATCGACTCTACCAGCAATGTGctctgcctgctgctggaccCCTGCGAGTTTGTGCGTCAAATTCACCCAGATGAGAACTACAAGCGGGGcgcctccctcgccttccAGAAGGGGTACGAGTACATGTGCGAGGTGAACTCTCGGCGTGACTTGTACGACGTCATTAAGGAACTAGATAGCCCGGAAGGCCGCAAAGGTCTGACGGCGGAGTCCATCAAGAACGTTGTGCAGCTGAGGCGGGACATGGAGAACAACGGCATTCATCTTCCAGACGCGCAACGCGCCAAGGTGACTGAGATGAACATCGAAAAGGAAGAACTGGCGATGCGCTTCTTGACGGAACAGGGCTCCTCAAACCCTTTCAGCTCTCTCCGCTACCTTTTGCAGTGCCGCTACGAGCTGGCCCAACTGCTAGGGTTTGAGAGCTacgccgagcagcagctgcgcgggACGATGCTGGAGAATCAGCAGAACGTGTGGCACTTCTTGTGTAGCATCGCGAGCAAGTACCGTTcgcaggcggaggcggaggcagacATCATTCGTAAACACGTTGGTGAGGTGCGCAATCGTGTCAACATCACCGACGAATTTCGCGCCCGTGTGGCGGCTTCGATACGGCGTGATGCGGAGCCGGAGAATGCGCTGGAGTACTTCTCTGTCGCGAACTGCGTTCGCGGCATTCAATGCCTCTGCTCAGAGGTCTTTGGCGtgaagctggaggaggtcCCCTTGAACCCGGACGAGATCATCAACGACAGTGCCAAGAAGTTTCACGTGTACGATGAGCACAAGAAGTTTCTCGGCGTGATTGTGCTGGACATGTACATGAACGAGATGAAGTACTGCCAGGCTGGTCACTTGACGCTGCAACTAGGCTGCGTGCCACACCAAGAGGCCCTCGCCACGGTTGGGCTGCGCTTACCGAAGCGGCAGTACCCGGTAGTTGTCCTGACAGCAAACGTTGGCGCGCTGAAGCCGGTGCAGCGTCGCCCCGATGGCACATACGATGATGAATCTACCTTAATGCAGCCGAATGAGGTGACGACCGTTTTTCATGAGTTCGGCCACGCTATGCACACCATCTTTGGACAGACCCAAGTGCAGAACTTGGCCGGCACCCGCTCGAGCATCGACTATGTCGAGACGTTCTCGCAGCTGTTTGAGCAGTTTCTTTCGTCGCATGAGTTCTTGAAGCTGTGGGCGCACCGCATCAATACTCGTGAGCCGATCTCTTTCGACATTGTGCAGAAGCGCAACAATGCGGCGAACATGTTCAAACACCTGGATATGCTGGACCAGGTGGTACTCTCCGCAGTGGACCAAGCCTTGCACGGACCACAGCCGTTGACGGTGTACTTCCCGCACGGTGACCAGGGTCACGTGGGCAAACGCACGCTGGGGGACCTGGGCGACTACGGCCGCGGTGGTTTCAACATGGCACGCGCACTCATTCAGGTGGCAAAGCCGCTCTCCGTTGCCGAGCCAACCGAAGCCGGTGTCCTGGGTACGCTGTCCTTCGAACACCTTTCTGGATACCCGGCCGGCTACTATGGCTACCTCTACAGCCTGAGCGTGGCGCGCCGAATCTGGACAAAAAAGTTTGAGCGTGACCCGCTCAACCGCGACGCTGGGCGTGAGCTAGTGGAGAAAGTGATGTGCCACGGTGCTGCCTGCGACCCACGAGAGACCATCGAGCAGTATCTCGGCGATATCCTCACAGATATTGACATTTGGGCCTAA
- a CDS encoding hypothetical protein (TriTrypDB/GeneDB-style sysID: LpmP.35.4570) encodes MMRASFVCKAASAVACGATTATPSDLKMTSLHKLLTGEVQFRNNAPLKVCNIEHNFGPNWKSEIEDYAASLPTDQKNFLKRQVQRVWLTRYTSRELAEYCGEGPEHLDAVARDANIAQARAYAQKHGADQLEAYVNAEAKNAGWSDAETKRFLDIVKAAH; translated from the coding sequence ATGATGCGTGCTTCGTTTGTTTGTAAGGCGGCATCTGCAGTCGCTTGCGGAGCTACGACCGCCACCCCTAGCGATCTCAAGATGACGTCGTTGCACAAGCTTCTCACTGGTGAGGTGCAATTCCGCAACAATGCCCCGCTGAAGGTCTGCAATATTGAGCACAACTTCGGTCCCAACTGGAAGTCAGAGATTGAGGACTACGCGGCGTCCTTGCCGACAGACCAGAAGAACTTTCTGAAGCGCCAGGTCCAGCGCGTCTGGCTGACGCGCTACACATCTCGCGAGCTTGCGGAGTACTGCGGCGAGGGCCCAGAGCACTTGGATGCGGTCGCGCGTGACGCCAACATTGCGCAGGCCAGGGCGTACGCGCAGAAACATGGCGCCGACCAGCTGGAAGCCTATGTGAATGCCGAAGCGAAAAACGCCGGCTGGTCCGATGCTGAGACGAAGAGATTTTTGGATATTGTAAAGGCGGCCCACTAA
- a CDS encoding chaperone protein DNAj, putative (TriTrypDB/GeneDB-style sysID: LpmP.35.4580) yields the protein MGAVKFQLYKTLGVSMKSTIEDVTRAYRRLALKYHPDRNPDGVEAFKEISNAYAVLSDPERRAMYDLTGVVSDSADALQGLSDEAARQQRSAELADQVHNFFSTYAGSEEEREDVILGYEKCKGDFNKMVRQYLLFDNGIESEVQRLYRLVSGLIKKGKLSSTPAWESTSTPKSLLRLEKSMRRERLEAEEVLKEMAGGGSGASAVEEGDLSALQVMIRQRQQSSYESMLSHLESKYTTKKSGARQSSKHARETAPTASADERAAKKHRKASHNP from the coding sequence ATGGGTGCTGTCAAGTTTCAGCTCTACAAGACACTCGGTGTCTCCATGAAGAGCACCATCGAGGATGTCACCCGCGCATATCGTCGTCTCGCACTGAAGTATCACCCTGACCGTAACCCGGATGGCGTGGAGGCGTTCAAGGAAATCTCGAACGCATATGCAGTGCTGTCTGACCCAGAGCGACGTGCGATGTACGACTTGACAGGCGTTGTCTCGGATTCCGCAGACGCGTTACAGGGCTTGTCTGATGAGGCGgctcgtcagcagcgctccGCAGAGCTAGCGGACCAGGTGCACAACTTCTTTTCCACTTACGCTGGAtctgaggaggagcgggaaGACGTGATTCTCGGCTACGAAAAATGCAAGGGCGACTTCAACAAGATGGTCCGGCAGTATCTTCTCTTTGACAACGGCATCGAGTCGGAAGTGCAGCGGCTGTATCGCCTTGTGTCGGGTCTGATCAAGAAAGGGAAGCTTTCGTCGACGCCGGCGTGGGAGTCGACGAGTACTCCGAAGAGCCTCCTCAGGCTGGAGAAATCCATGCGGCGTGAGCGcctggaggcggaggaggtgttgAAGGAGATGGCCGGCGGTGGCTCTGGTGCCTCAGCCGTCGAAGAGGGCGACCTTAGCGCCCTTCAAGTTATGAttcgacagcgacagcagtcTTCGTACGAGTCGATGCTGAGCCACCTTGAGAGCAAGTACACGACAAAGAAGAGCGGTGCACGACAATCGAGCAAGCATGCACGCGAGACGGCACCGACTGCTTCTGCAGACGAACGTGCTGCCAAGAAGCACCGGAAGGCCTCTCACAATCCCTAG
- the AAT14 gene encoding amino acid transporter, putative (TriTrypDB/GeneDB-style sysID: LpmP.35.4590), whose translation MQPFAARYSLHVNDVCASRRQSFAGRISHRVAYRLSFVGTPVETRFGTVTGTIINTLCSVIGAGVLSLPLALYFSSIVVGLMILLMFSASAAFSVYCLVVGCDATGRYSLPEVMAFTLYPPQLWEEYLCSRGATDQSSREEDAPRLAKHQCDAVCVSSGVCSSSRNKESGVTGSPHTGATAGTGTRQSRGPGENMANKEDEGDTSQYRHHPRRQDDQPYSGTSDLHGSTDRESNTPFPIPPMSTYAGLRDAYAREEWRRRHRRRLITTLMELMVFCSNYGTLVVYSKVIADSMPPVVSYFTPTDGVLVSKYFWLIAGGIVFFVLSCAHNMEELKWSSLLGFLSIFYIVVLILYRYHTQQRYDYPHVDPRRYGQVRWFHFSFSVLRTISTFGMALSYHYNVPYLYKELQDRRPNRIMQSLLVAFPIIIVCYAVTGIFGYLTFGDQVAAPKVGGNIVSNYPKDDLFMNIGRLGLFAHFACVFPVLSICTRRGLHRLTMIALTWTDQSILMKEAARASGAQLTEAEQDAGGITARLSSASATLASANDDDREDDTHVYGHAPGETSPLLQRHGTSTPGYEVFARSSPLHLAALEQHSNAELASSSNTNSAAAGGLRDHLRTSANSAGQPQGTHPTPELPGTVDVDRDVGSPDQTTLLAIVVEAAFLVCTSVLIAATVSGIDFVIQLIGTLFSVFNVMVAPGMVGWCVFSPRSPFGSASAAAAAYRNNSRRLSDAPLSGVSSRFRLIRLKRFMCLMNAVCGLCMTSIGIAMLVYDTF comes from the coding sequence ATGCAGCCATTTGCAGCTCGCTATTCGCTGCATGTGAACGACGTTTGCGCGTCGAGGCGGCAGTCGTTCGCTGGTCGCATCAGCCACCGTGTCGCCTACCGTCTCTCGTTTGTCGGTACTCCTGTGGAGACGCGCTTTGGCACCGTCACAGGCACCATCATCAACACCCTATGCAGCGTTATTGGCGCTGgcgtgctgtcgctgccgctggcgctctACTTCTCTTCCATTGTAGTGGGGCTCATGATCCTACTTATGTTCTCAGCCTCCGCGGCATTCAGCGTGTACTGCCTCGTCGTGGGTTGCGATGCTACCGGACGCTACTCCCTACCGGAGGTCATGGCGTTTACCCTCTACCCACCACAGCTGTGGGAGGAATACCTGTGCAGTCGAGGAGCCACCGATCAGTCGTcacgagaagaagatgcACCGCGTCTGGCAAAGCACCAGTGCGACGCGGTATGCGTTTCTTCTGGAgtttgcagcagcagtagaaACAAAGAGAGTGGCGTAACGGGCTCACCACACACTGGGGCGACGGCAGGCACAGGTACAAGGCAGAGCAGAGGTCCAGGGGAGAACATGGCGAACAAGGAAGATGAGGGTGACACCTCTCAGTATCGACACCACCCTCGGCGGCAAGACGACCAACCATACTCAGGGACCTCAGATTTGCACGGAAGCACGGATCGTGAGTCCAACACCCCTTTCCCCATCCCACCCATGAGCACCTACGCCGGGCTGCGTGACGCATACGCGCGAGAAGAGTGGCGTCGCcgacatcgccgccgcctcatAACCACACTCATGGAGCTCATGGTGTTTTGCAGCAACTACGGGACCCTAGTGGTTTACTCAAAAGTTATCGCCGATTCGATGCCCCCAGTTGTGTCCTACTTCACGCCCACGGACGGTGTGCTGGTGTCCAAATACTTCTGGCTCATTGCCGGCGGCATCGTCTTTTTCGTGCTGAGCTGCGCACACAAcatggaggagctgaagtGGTCCTCACTGCTAGGCTTCCTGTCCATCTTCTACATTGTTGTCCTTATTCTCTACCGCTACCACACCCAGCAGCGGTACGACTATCCACACGTCGACCCGCGCAGGTACGGCCAGGTGCGCTGGTTCCACTTCTCATTCAGCGTGCTGCGGACGATCTCGACGTTCGGGATGGCGCTCAGTTACCACTACAACGTGCCTTACCTCTACAAGGAACTGCAGGACCGTCGTCCTAACCGCATAATGCAGTCCCTCTTGGTCGCCTTTCCCATCATTATCGTCTGCTATGCTGTCACGGGCATCTTTGGCTACTTGACCTTCGGCGACCAGGTAGCGGCACCGAAGGTGGGTGGCAACATTGTCTCCAACTATCCAAAGGACGACCTCTTCATGAACATCGGTCGCCTTGGCCTCTTTGCCCATTTTGCATGCGTTTTCCCAGTTCTGTCAATCTGCACGCGTCGAGGATTGCATCGGCTCACCATGATTGCCTTGACGTGGACAGATCAGTCGATCTTGATGAAGGAAGCTGCCAGAGCATCTGGAGCACAGCTGACGGAGGCAGAGCAAGACGCAGGAGGGATCACTGCAAGATTGTCTTCCGCGTCCGCGACGTTGGCCTCCGcgaacgacgacgacagagAGGACGACACTCACGTATATGGCCACGCGCCTGGCGAAACttccccgctgctgcagcgtcacggCACTTCCACGCCCGGCTACGAAGTGTTTGCGAGGAGCTCTCCGCTTCACCTCGCCGCTCTTGAGCAACACAGCAACGCTGAATTAGCGTCCTCTTCAAACACAAactcagctgcagctggtgggCTGCGGGACCACTTGCGCACAAGCGCCAATAGCGCAGGGCAGCCGCAAGGCACACACCCCACGCCGGAGCTGCCGGGAACCGTCGACGTGGACCGCGACGTCGGATCACCGGATCAGACTACACTGCTCGCCATCGTGGTAGAAGCTGCCTTCCTCGTCTGCACATCGGTACTGATCGCTGCGACAGTGTCGGGCATTGACTTTGTGATTCAACTGATCGGAACACTGTTTAGTGTGTTTAATGTGATGGTTGCTCCTGGGATGGTGGGGTGGTGCGTCTTCTCGCCGCGGAGCCCGTTTGGCTCCGCATcagctgccgcggccgcgtACAGAAACAACAGCAGAAGGTTGTCTGACGCTCCCCTAAGTGGCGTATCCTCACGTTTCCGGCTGATTCGACTAAAGCGGTTCATGTGCCTTATGAATGCCGTATGCGGACTGTGCATGACAAGCATCGGCATTGCGATGCTCGTGTACGACACATTCTGA
- a CDS encoding mitochondrial N(5)-glutamine methyltransferase MTQ1, putative (TriTrypDB/GeneDB-style sysID: LpmP.35.4600), which translates to MKTTLRCFPGQRVAPLAIARTRYGASAPTRTATQRNALFLCIPRFPATTSLRMDARWQSDFRFARGHPVKYVSMETPELTCRNSSVETESSRTGDGVLPADHVGGLINVGTKKFCDTSENGAAEPTEVDLTSGEKLSRLAKLYPRAHNWGKFLSCRERQLFSRMICEKFYKDGVQSAADPAMFYQASLEVHWVEEWVASRARVERWSEDEARRQVKRSLLERIDLHKPLSYIIGSQPFFGCDIHCEAPLLCPRPETEMWTHWMVYNHLARAERSTTATNVSSAASPIRILDVCCGTGCIGVALAKHLSTATVTALDILSEAVRVSRENAARNGIPPERYSAMESDMFSCFLDEQASALPGERANLSEDRPMGTVKDTYAGTYDVIVSNPPYVLPKQYTDLPRTITHWESKTALVGDDYRESRQYLYFKELCVHGAKLLKPRDQRNAILRDAPNIVIEVGLQAHMVAELMEKSKLWQDVEVHLDYAQQERWISANSAH; encoded by the coding sequence ATGAAGACTACTCTGAGATGCTTTCCTGGACAGCGAGTCGCGCCCCTCGCAATTGCGCGCACGCGGTACGGAGCCTCAGCGCCGACCCGCACCGCTACTCAACGCAATGCTCTTTTCTTGTGCATCCCTCGCTTTCCAgcgacgacgtcgctgcgGATGGACGCGCGTTGGCAATCGGACTTTAGGTTTGCACGGGGTCATCCTGTGAAGTATGTGTCAATGGAGACGCCGGAATTAACCTGTCGAAACTCGAGCGTCGAGACGGAGTCGTCCCGGACAGGCGATGGCGTTCTTCCAGCCGACCACGTCGGAGGGCTGATCAACGTCGGCACAAAAAAGTTCTGCGATACGAGCGAGAACGGTGCCGCGGAGCCCACAGAGGTCGACCTCACCTCCGGCGAGAAGCTGAGCAGGCTGGCAAAGCTATACCCCCGCGCGCACAACTGGGGCAAGTTTCTGTCCTGTCGTGAGCGCCAGCTCTTCTCTCGCATGATTTGCGAAAAGTTCTATAAGGATGGGGTGCAGAGCGCTGCCGATCCCGCCATGTTCTACCAGGCGTCGCTTGAGGTGCACTGGGTGGAGGAGTGGGTTGCTagccgcgcgcgcgtggAGCGCTGGTCTGAGGACGAGGCGCGACGTCAGGTAAAGCGCTCGCTCCTCGAGCGCATCGACCTTCACAAGCCGCTGTCGTACATTATCGGCTCGCAGCCCTTCTTTGGGTGTGATATTCACTGCGAGGCGCCGCTTCTGTGCCCGCGACCCGAGACGGAGATGTGGACGCACTGGATGGTGTACAACCACCTGGCGCGCGCGGAACGCAGCACTACCGCCACCAACGTGTCTTCAGCCGCGTCGCCAATCCGCATCCTCGATGTGTGCTGCGGCACGGGCTGCATCGGTGTGGCTCTGGCAAAGCACCTCTCAACTGCTACTGTCACTGCTCTTGACATTCTCTcagaggcggtgcgggtATCTAGAGAGAACGCGGCGCGCAATGGGATCCCACCTGAGCGGTACTCGGCGATGGAGAGCGACATGTTCAGCTGCTTCCTGGATGAGCAGGCGTCCGCGCTGCCAGGTGAACGCGCCAACCTCAGCGAGGACCGCCCGATGGGCACCGTGAAGGACACGTACGCTGGTACCTATGATGTGATTGTGTCTAACCCACCATACGTTCTACCGAAGCAATACACCGATCTCCCTCGTACCATTACTCACTGGGAGTCTAAAACGGCCCTCGTCGGTGACGACTACCGCGAGTCTCGGCAGTACTTGTACTTTAAAGAGCTCTGTGTGCATGGGGCGAAGTTGCTGAAGCCGCGTGATCAGCGCAACGCAATACTGCGCGATGCGCCGAACATTGTCATCGAGGTCGGACTGCAGGCGCACATGGTGGCGGAGCtgatggagaagagcaaaCTCTGGCAAGACGTCGAGGTTCACCTCG